From Arachis hypogaea cultivar Tifrunner chromosome 3, arahy.Tifrunner.gnm2.J5K5, whole genome shotgun sequence:
GATTATGTaagttaaattttatatttttttgcaaatttctgtattgtaattaaattttgtagaaattttttttgtattttatggtTAAAGGTTGCAGTTAGGTAGTTTGATATgtaaatgttgattgttaaaGATTTTGTGAGAATTTTTTGAGAGTAGTAttagaaattttaattaattaataaaatgtgatgattaattttaaaattataatgttagcagtttttttaattttttttgttatgtttaGATATTGTTAGTTAATTGGAAAATATGGTAAAAAAATGATTGTTAGACGGTTATATTGATTATTGaataaattttgatgattaaagTTATAAATTAGGTATGATTGTAAATTGTTTGTTATTATTATGTTATGTATAGAtgttgttagttagttagttagaggaaagatattatttttcgaatagatttagaaattataatttagtaAGTTAGTTTTTTTATGATTCATGTTTAGGAATTTTTTCGACGCATTTTTGTTGGAAATTATATATTTAGGATGTATTATAATTATTTGTTGAAGAATATGTTAGAAATCTTTTTGTAGTACGAGTAGATATTGTAGTTTACTAATTAACTTTTGTGATCAAGGTTGGAAATTATAATTCTGATTTTGTAATAGATTTAGAATTTCGAATTTAGAATTACTTAATTTACTTTTGTTATTAATTTACCTTTgttattaatttaagaatttataatCCGGAACTGCATCATTAATAACGATATTTGTATATATTAACTGCAAGGCCAATTTACTTAAAACATAGTTCATTTGGGAAGAAAGGTAAATTATAAGAATTCAATtataaataaactaagaatacTAAAGTAATCTTGATTTTGTATGTTGTATGTTAGACAATGTTGTTCATATGTTGTTTTTAAATAGATGAGAAGTTATAATTAATTAGTAACTTATTATGATTAATTTTAGGAAATTATAACTCTAGGAATTATGATAACCTTTTGAAGTTAAGTTTACATGCTGTGGTTTGATAATTTGTTAGTTATTGTTTTGTTATTGGGCTAGAAATTATGATTAATCGATGAAGTAGTCATATTAATTTAAGTTGTAAATTAGTAATCATTCATGATTTGACTAGGAACATGTTATGTTTTTTCAGAGTTCACGGATGATGACATGTGACCACCCACTGCCTCCTGATCGGTACCATCCAAGTGTAGAGGATCATTTACGGGTTACTGGGTTTTATCATGCCTCTCAAATTGGGGTAGTTCAAGGACAGAAAGCATTGATTAATGCTTTAGTTGAGAGGTGGCGGCCGGAAACACACACCTTCCACCTTCCGATTGGTGAGTGCACAGTGACCCTGGAGGATGTTGCTGTTATTTTGGGTCTCCCGACGAACGGTCTTCCGGTGACGGGGATGACGTTGAGCAGCTTTGAAGCATTGGAGGGTGAGTGCTTCCATCAGTTTGGGGTTGCACCAAGAAAGGCCGACTGCAGAGGGAGCGGCATAAAAATGACATGGCTTAGGAATCTAAAAGAACGTATACAACTGACTGACGAAAACAGTATGCAGAGGTACGTCAAGTGCCACATTATGTTGTTGTTGGGTACTATCTTACTTGGAGACAAGTCAGGCGCATCTATGCACTGGAAGTTTTTGCCTTTGCTCCGGGATTTTCATAGTATCAGTAATTTTAGTTGGGGATCGGCATGTTTGGCGCACCTGTACCGGTCCTTATGCCGGGCCTCTCGTTATGATTGTAAAGAAATCGATGGTCCGTTAACACTGCTGCTATGTTGGTTTTGGATCCGCCTACCCTATCTTGCGCCCCCTACTAGGGAACCACGCAGTTTTCCACTTGCAAACAGGTAACATTGTCAACTTACTTGTTATGTTCATAATTCTATTTAAGATGTGCTAGTAACATAAATAATTTCAGGTGTCGCAACTGGGAGCGTGGTGACAATCGGTATAGATATCTTAGTCTCGCCCACTTTAGGAATGCCTTAGATGAAGTTCAGGAAGGGCAGGTgtgtttttaatagaaaatattTGTATCCAACTGAGGTTGACTGTTATTTGCCTTGTAATCACGTATGTCTTATGCTGTGTGCAGTTCGTGTGGGTTGCTTACGGGGTGGATCGCATTGATCCGGGCATAATCCCAGAAGACATATTCCTGCACGCAGTAGTCTGGAGCGCTACGGTTCCGCTGATTTCATTCGAAACTATTGAGTGGCATGCAACCGATAGAATCAGAAGACAATTTGGTTTGGTTCAGGGTGTTCCCTCTGAGGAAACAAATCTGGGAAGGGCACATGGAGAAACACTTGCTGGTCCTAAGAATCTTGACTGGGCCACAGCCCCGTCCCATTCATGTTGGATTATGCGCTGGACAAACAGGTATAATTTCATTCTGCGTGAGTATGTGGATCCTTCACATCATCCGTTGGATGTTTACATGGACTGGTATCGTGCACGATATGGCAACCATTTGAGATTGTCAAATGTTGTGGTTCAAGAGAACGATGAAGGTGAACAAGTAATGGATGATGAGGGTAACCCAGCTATAAATGATGAGGGTAGCCCAGTAATGGAAGATGAGGGTAGCCCAGTTATTCATGTGGGCAATGAAGAACCGGGGGCACATTCACATCGCACAACATGCAAAAACATGTCGGCAGGGAATCCGATCCACCTGAAACTCACCACAGTCACATCGTTGTTGACGGAGATCGACGGCATAC
This genomic window contains:
- the LOC140183155 gene encoding serine/threonine-protein phosphatase 7 long form homolog encodes the protein MAKRQKARDVDRPELHIVNYLANPDYSSRMMTCDHPLPPDRYHPSVEDHLRVTGFYHASQIGVVQGQKALINALVERWRPETHTFHLPIGECTVTLEDVAVILGLPTNGLPVTGMTLSSFEALEGECFHQFGVAPRKADCRGSGIKMTWLRNLKERIQLTDENSMQRYVKCHIMLLLGTILLGDKSGASMHWKFLPLLRDFHSISNFSWGSACLAHLYRSLCRASRYDCKEIDGPLTLLLCWFWIRLPYLAPPTREPRSFPLANRCRNWERGDNRYRYLSLAHFRNALDEVQEGQFVWVAYGVDRIDPGIIPEDIFLHAVVWSATVPLISFETIEWHATDRIRRQFGLVQGVPSEETNLGRAHGETLAGPKNLDWATAPSHSCWIMRWTNRYNFILREYVDPSHHPLDVYMDWYRARYGNHLRLSNVVVQENDEGEQPSNGR